In the genome of Rhodoplanes sp. Z2-YC6860, one region contains:
- a CDS encoding tripartite tricarboxylate transporter substrate-binding protein: MMCKSMVGITAVLLAFGGAAFAEDYPTRVIRVVVGPGPDVVARIYAPMLAKELGQQIVIEPRTGAGGAIAAQTIATAPPDGYNLLLATASYTINAALKTSQYDLRKDFVAVGQMSTSPFVLVVHPSVPAKSVQELIALAKSKPGQLNYASSGIGTPPHLGGELFKAMAGVNIVHVPYREANSALNAVIAGNVQMMFSIATTAQAQITGGTVRGLGVATLKTTSLVPSLPTIASQGLDGFEVIGWNGIVAPAGTPATITGKLNAAIRRGIADPALKDQLHAAGYDVAAPNTPQQFASFINADTERWSSVVEKAHISVK, translated from the coding sequence ATGATGTGCAAGTCGATGGTTGGTATCACGGCGGTGCTGCTCGCCTTCGGCGGGGCGGCTTTTGCTGAAGACTATCCTACCCGCGTCATTCGCGTGGTGGTCGGACCGGGACCGGATGTGGTCGCGCGCATCTACGCGCCGATGCTGGCCAAGGAGCTTGGCCAGCAGATCGTGATCGAGCCCCGCACCGGTGCGGGCGGAGCGATCGCCGCCCAGACCATCGCGACGGCGCCGCCCGACGGCTACAACCTGCTGCTCGCCACCGCCTCCTACACCATCAACGCCGCGCTGAAGACCTCGCAATACGACCTGCGCAAGGATTTCGTCGCGGTCGGGCAGATGAGCACGTCGCCCTTCGTGCTGGTGGTGCATCCGTCGGTGCCGGCGAAATCCGTCCAGGAGCTGATCGCACTGGCCAAGTCCAAGCCCGGTCAGCTGAACTATGCGTCATCCGGAATCGGTACGCCGCCGCATCTCGGCGGCGAACTGTTCAAGGCCATGGCCGGCGTCAACATCGTCCACGTGCCGTACCGTGAGGCCAATTCGGCGCTGAACGCCGTGATCGCCGGCAATGTGCAGATGATGTTCTCGATCGCGACGACCGCGCAGGCGCAGATCACCGGCGGCACCGTGCGCGGGCTTGGCGTTGCGACACTCAAGACGACATCCCTCGTGCCCAGTCTGCCGACCATTGCGTCGCAAGGCCTCGACGGCTTCGAGGTGATCGGCTGGAACGGCATCGTCGCGCCGGCCGGCACGCCGGCCACCATCACGGGTAAGCTCAACGCAGCGATCCGGCGCGGCATCGCCGATCCGGCGCTGAAGGACCAGCTCCACGCCGCGGGCTACGACGTGGCGGCGCCGAATACGCCGCAACAGTTCGCCAGCTTCATCAATGCGGACACCGAACGCTGGAGCAGCGTCGTCGAGAAGGCCCATATCAGCGTCAAGTGA
- a CDS encoding exo-beta-N-acetylmuramidase NamZ family protein, protein MKFGIDRLIAEPALRAPLAGRRVALLAHPASVTENLTHSLDALAACGDLKLSAAFGPQHGLRGDKQDNMVESPDFEDPVHHIPVFSLYGEVRKPTDKMMGSFDVILIDLQDLGCRIYTFITTLLYVLEAAARHRKSVWVLDRPNPAGRPIEGLKLRSGWESFVGAGPMPMRHGLTLGELGLWFVETFKLDVEYRVIEMQGWQPDAAPGFGWPLGERIWINPSPNAPNLSMARAYAGTVMLEGTTLSEGRGTTRPLELFGAPDIDARAVMKKMVELAPRWLEGCRLRECWFEPTFHKHVGKLCHGVQIHPEGPGYDHGIFKPWRIQALAFKAIRALYPQYPLWRDFAYEYEHGKLAIDVINGGLLLREWVDDPSASPHDLDALTLPDEQAWSSERKPHLRY, encoded by the coding sequence ATGAAATTCGGAATCGATAGACTCATCGCGGAGCCGGCGCTGCGCGCACCATTGGCCGGCAGGCGCGTGGCGCTGCTCGCGCATCCGGCGTCCGTCACTGAAAACCTGACGCATTCGCTCGACGCGCTCGCCGCGTGTGGCGATCTGAAGCTCAGCGCGGCTTTCGGACCGCAGCACGGTCTGCGCGGCGACAAGCAGGACAACATGGTCGAGTCGCCGGACTTCGAAGATCCGGTGCATCACATTCCGGTCTTCAGTCTCTACGGCGAGGTGCGCAAGCCGACCGACAAGATGATGGGATCGTTCGACGTGATCCTCATCGACCTGCAGGACCTGGGCTGCCGCATCTATACGTTCATCACGACGCTTCTCTATGTCCTCGAAGCGGCGGCGCGCCATCGCAAGTCGGTCTGGGTGCTGGATCGGCCGAATCCGGCTGGCCGTCCCATCGAAGGGCTTAAGCTTCGCAGCGGCTGGGAGAGCTTTGTCGGTGCGGGCCCGATGCCGATGCGTCACGGGCTGACGCTGGGCGAGCTTGGCCTGTGGTTCGTCGAGACCTTCAAGCTCGACGTCGAATATCGCGTGATCGAGATGCAAGGCTGGCAGCCGGACGCCGCGCCCGGTTTCGGCTGGCCGCTCGGCGAGCGCATCTGGATCAATCCGAGCCCCAACGCGCCGAATCTGTCGATGGCGCGGGCCTATGCGGGCACGGTGATGCTCGAAGGCACGACGCTGTCGGAGGGCCGCGGCACGACGCGGCCGCTCGAACTGTTCGGCGCGCCGGATATCGATGCGCGAGCGGTGATGAAGAAGATGGTGGAGCTCGCGCCGCGCTGGCTGGAAGGCTGCCGGTTGCGCGAGTGCTGGTTCGAGCCGACGTTCCACAAGCATGTCGGCAAGCTTTGCCACGGCGTTCAGATTCATCCGGAAGGGCCCGGCTATGATCACGGCATCTTCAAGCCGTGGCGCATCCAGGCGCTCGCCTTCAAGGCGATCCGGGCGTTGTATCCGCAATATCCACTATGGCGCGACTTCGCCTATGAATACGAGCACGGCAAGCTCGCCATCGACGTGATCAATGGCGGCCTGCTGCTGCGTGAGTGGGTCGACGATCCTTCAGCGAGTCCGCACGACCTCGATGCGCTCACGCTGCCGGACGAGCAGGCGTGGTCGAGCGAGCGGAAGCCTCATTTGCGCTATTGA
- the nagA gene encoding N-acetylglucosamine-6-phosphate deacetylase, which yields MSLDPNHPGTPPQHALLARRIFDGTRWHDDAAVLIRDGLVAGVRRSGEVPGDWPQQNLPAGTIVAPGFIDLQVNGGGGVLLNDQPTADGMRAIARAHRRFGTTGCLPTLITDTRERMADAIAAARSIAGHDGILGLHIEGPFISPKRPGVHPPDRIAEPRDGDVEQLCELSGAGTSLVTLAPECVPAGFVQTLTTNGVRVSIGHSEAPADVVMRAVADGASGVTHLFNAMPPFSGRSPGIIGTALTEERLTAGLIVDGIHVDPISVRLAFAAKRDGIALVTDAMPSVGSSLQRFSLLGQTVTLVKGRLATAGGTLAGAHLDMASAVRNAVKLAELPLEDALRAASLTPARFLGLDRERGTLTAGARADLVALNAELKVIATWVDGQREDVQ from the coding sequence ATGAGCCTGGACCCGAATCATCCTGGAACGCCTCCGCAGCACGCCCTGCTCGCCCGCCGGATTTTTGACGGCACGCGATGGCACGACGATGCCGCGGTGCTGATCCGGGACGGGCTCGTCGCAGGCGTTCGGCGCTCAGGTGAAGTTCCGGGCGACTGGCCGCAACAGAATCTGCCCGCCGGCACCATCGTTGCTCCAGGGTTCATCGATCTGCAGGTCAATGGCGGCGGCGGCGTGCTCCTCAACGATCAACCGACCGCGGACGGCATGCGCGCCATCGCGCGCGCGCATCGCCGCTTCGGCACCACCGGATGTCTTCCGACACTGATCACCGACACGCGCGAACGGATGGCTGACGCGATCGCGGCTGCGCGATCGATCGCGGGCCATGATGGCATCCTGGGTCTGCACATCGAAGGCCCCTTCATCAGTCCCAAACGCCCCGGCGTGCATCCGCCCGACCGGATCGCGGAACCGCGCGATGGCGATGTCGAACAGCTGTGCGAGCTTTCCGGCGCCGGGACATCGTTGGTGACGCTGGCACCGGAATGTGTGCCGGCCGGATTCGTTCAGACCCTGACCACAAACGGCGTCCGCGTTTCGATCGGCCATAGCGAAGCGCCTGCGGACGTGGTCATGCGCGCGGTGGCCGATGGCGCGAGCGGCGTCACGCATCTGTTCAATGCCATGCCGCCGTTCAGCGGACGGTCGCCGGGCATCATCGGCACCGCGCTCACCGAGGAGCGGCTGACCGCCGGGCTGATCGTGGACGGCATCCATGTCGATCCGATCTCCGTCCGGCTCGCCTTCGCGGCGAAGCGCGACGGCATCGCTCTCGTGACAGACGCCATGCCAAGCGTGGGCTCGTCGCTGCAGCGCTTTAGTCTGCTGGGCCAGACGGTCACGCTTGTCAAAGGACGGCTCGCCACCGCGGGCGGAACACTCGCCGGCGCGCACCTGGATATGGCCTCGGCGGTGCGCAACGCAGTGAAGCTCGCGGAGCTTCCGCTGGAGGATGCGCTGCGCGCCGCCTCGCTGACGCCCGCGCGGTTTCTCGGCCTCGATCGTGAGCGCGGCACGCTGACGGCAGGCGCACGCGCCGATCTGGTCGCGTTGAACGCGGAACTCAAAGTCATTGCGACCTGGGTCGACGGTCAGCGGGAAGACGTTCAATAG
- a CDS encoding FAD/NAD(P)-binding protein — MLRLCEVLSATLQRPLPIAVVGGEEVPSFLPRHAARTLVFVFQQRSSSLFRGALRRNHYLTLRVAGSVPALVRYASDRPNCRAQAHQLVGAVRQCNPVCLFESHFGKSNAFYVPLMEAKPMAKRARGLRRRHDANTKQIARLSARVRRELSYLGFPSREWTVPRFQDGARVLDVLIVGGGQGGLAIAFHLKREQITNIRIVDRNPRGLEGPWLKFARMAMLRTPKEVTGMELGIPSLTARAWYEARFGRDAWKSIQTFPRTAWREYLNWFRDVLDLPVENEVEVTAIGPSGDLLLAHLRHGQRVERVHARKIVLSTGIEGNATWRPPQNLVAYVPATRYAHSADNIDFRRLKGKRIGVLGVGAAAFDNAAMALEAGAARVDLCFRRAEIPRINPLLWGHFAGILAHFGELSDLERWRFMRHMLEPPQPPPQHAYWRCLEFTNFHWHPNCGWRSVRDTGRAVSVETETGSFKFDFIIFATGTETDLSSRPELAPIVDQIALWRDRFTPPTGEENDELGSYPYLGNAFEFTERTPGAAPFLRRLHNFTYGAMPSLGLTGAAIPGMKYGVPRLVNGLVRDLFLEDAARHYEDLAAYKVPELATLESKYDWISGLDGDALADIGVAAGAKPPRRKRLVS, encoded by the coding sequence GTGCTGAGGCTGTGCGAGGTATTGTCAGCGACGCTGCAGCGCCCGCTGCCAATTGCAGTAGTCGGCGGCGAGGAAGTCCCATCATTTCTCCCGCGTCACGCAGCGCGGACGCTCGTATTCGTATTCCAGCAGCGGTCGAGTTCTCTCTTCCGCGGTGCATTGCGGCGAAATCACTATCTCACTTTGCGAGTTGCGGGAAGTGTGCCAGCGCTCGTGAGATATGCGTCTGATCGCCCCAACTGCCGAGCCCAAGCACATCAGCTTGTCGGCGCTGTTCGACAGTGCAACCCTGTGTGCCTATTCGAAAGTCATTTTGGTAAAAGCAATGCATTTTACGTACCATTGATGGAAGCGAAGCCAATGGCAAAACGTGCCCGTGGTCTGCGGCGTCGTCATGATGCAAATACAAAGCAAATTGCGCGCCTTTCCGCCCGCGTACGGCGCGAGCTGAGCTATCTCGGCTTTCCGTCGCGGGAGTGGACGGTGCCGCGCTTCCAAGACGGCGCCCGTGTCCTCGATGTCCTGATCGTCGGCGGCGGACAGGGCGGGCTCGCGATCGCCTTCCACCTCAAACGCGAGCAGATCACCAACATCAGGATTGTGGACCGAAACCCGCGCGGGCTGGAGGGGCCGTGGCTCAAGTTTGCCCGCATGGCAATGTTGCGGACTCCCAAGGAGGTCACGGGCATGGAGCTCGGGATTCCGAGCTTGACGGCCCGCGCCTGGTACGAGGCGCGATTTGGCCGCGACGCCTGGAAGAGCATCCAGACGTTCCCCCGGACAGCCTGGCGTGAGTATCTCAATTGGTTTCGCGATGTTCTCGATCTGCCGGTCGAAAACGAAGTCGAAGTCACGGCGATCGGGCCCTCGGGCGATCTTCTGCTCGCCCATCTCCGACACGGCCAGCGGGTCGAACGCGTTCACGCGCGGAAGATCGTGCTATCGACCGGCATCGAGGGAAACGCAACATGGCGGCCGCCGCAAAACCTCGTCGCCTACGTGCCTGCAACCCGTTACGCCCATTCGGCCGACAACATCGACTTCCGGCGGCTGAAGGGAAAGCGCATCGGCGTTCTGGGCGTTGGCGCCGCAGCGTTTGACAATGCCGCCATGGCGCTCGAAGCCGGCGCCGCCCGCGTCGACCTGTGCTTTCGCCGCGCCGAAATCCCGCGGATCAACCCGCTGCTTTGGGGACACTTTGCCGGCATCCTGGCTCACTTTGGCGAGTTGAGCGACCTGGAGCGTTGGCGCTTCATGCGCCACATGCTCGAGCCGCCGCAGCCGCCGCCGCAGCACGCCTATTGGCGATGCCTTGAGTTCACAAATTTTCACTGGCACCCGAACTGCGGCTGGCGGTCCGTTCGCGACACGGGGCGCGCCGTGTCTGTGGAAACCGAAACTGGCAGCTTCAAATTCGATTTCATCATCTTCGCCACCGGCACCGAGACGGACCTTTCGAGCAGGCCCGAGCTTGCGCCGATCGTTGATCAGATCGCGCTCTGGCGCGACCGGTTCACGCCGCCCACCGGGGAGGAAAACGACGAGCTCGGAAGCTACCCGTATCTCGGCAACGCTTTCGAATTCACCGAGCGGACGCCAGGGGCTGCTCCGTTCCTTCGCCGATTGCACAACTTCACATACGGCGCGATGCCGAGCCTTGGCCTGACCGGCGCTGCGATTCCGGGAATGAAGTATGGCGTGCCGCGCCTGGTCAACGGCCTGGTGCGAGACCTTTTCCTGGAGGACGCCGCACGACACTACGAGGATCTCGCGGCCTACAAAGTGCCTGAACTGGCGACGCTCGAAAGCAAGTATGATTGGATCAGCGGCCTCGATGGCGACGCGCTTGCCGATATTGGAGTCGCGGCCGGTGCTAAGCCACCAAGGCGAAAACGGCTCGTTTCATGA
- a CDS encoding N-acetylglucosamine kinase, translated as MTAAAQTGPLFVGVDGGGTGCRARIEDADGSLLGTGIAGPAALRLGIDRALAEVEKACRAAADEAGLTFEVLKSAHAAAGLAGVGRKGALEELNQRPHPFRSIVYVNDATVACIGAHGARDGGIVIVGTGSVGYAVIGEREVRVGGYGFPISDEGSGADLGLHAIRLALRAYDERALGSSLTRDVMARFHNDPFDAVAWMDRASATDYATFAPLVMRHADNGDPVARRVVRDAGEQIDELVRRLLESGAPRIALLGGLASSMQPWLSPDVQRRLVPVEGDAVDGALHLARRNSGKG; from the coding sequence ATGACAGCCGCTGCCCAAACCGGTCCGCTGTTTGTCGGCGTTGACGGTGGAGGCACCGGCTGCCGCGCTCGCATCGAGGATGCGGACGGCAGCCTGCTCGGCACCGGTATCGCGGGTCCGGCCGCGTTGCGTCTCGGCATCGACCGCGCGCTGGCCGAAGTGGAGAAGGCCTGCCGTGCCGCGGCCGATGAAGCCGGGCTGACGTTTGAAGTTCTGAAGTCGGCCCATGCGGCCGCGGGGCTTGCCGGCGTCGGACGCAAGGGCGCTCTCGAGGAGCTGAACCAGCGGCCGCATCCGTTCCGTTCTATCGTCTACGTCAATGACGCGACAGTCGCCTGCATCGGCGCGCATGGCGCGCGCGACGGCGGTATTGTCATCGTCGGCACCGGCAGCGTCGGCTACGCGGTGATCGGCGAGCGCGAGGTGAGAGTTGGGGGCTATGGCTTTCCGATTTCGGACGAGGGCAGCGGCGCCGATCTCGGATTGCATGCGATCCGCCTGGCGCTTCGCGCTTACGACGAACGCGCGCTCGGCAGCAGCCTCACCCGCGACGTGATGGCCCGCTTCCACAACGATCCGTTCGATGCGGTGGCCTGGATGGATCGTGCAAGCGCCACCGACTACGCGACGTTTGCACCGCTGGTGATGCGGCACGCCGATAACGGCGATCCTGTCGCGCGGCGAGTCGTTCGTGACGCGGGCGAGCAGATCGACGAACTGGTTCGGAGGTTGCTCGAATCCGGTGCGCCCCGGATCGCGCTGCTCGGCGGCCTCGCGTCGTCGATGCAGCCTTGGCTGTCGCCCGACGTGCAGCGGCGGCTGGTGCCGGTCGAGGGCGACGCGGTGGACGGCGCTTTGCACCTCGCCCGGCGTAACAGCGGGAAAGGGTGA
- a CDS encoding SMP-30/gluconolactonase/LRE family protein has translation MAWKFELVAGPFEGPAGGVIWDPNGGRVLLSVIDEGRLLWVDHRNKEVTEFRRYANRVNGLALGPGGEIFGAQEGGRRLVQFTPDGRTVAVDALLDGKYHNQPSDLVIDRNNRIYFTDPRHPIIPFGPAIFPFLDHCSVLRLYRNDRRAWVAERMTFDTVNPRAVLLSPDQKTLYVADGGPSPAERRELRAYPIRDDGTLDHPIVLHTFGSDHRGPHRGIEGMCLDRNGDLIAVGGWQRSGPGPLVHRFAPSGALIETHAIPADLPNKCCVAGAALDMIYVSTGGGQLLRAVMTS, from the coding sequence ATGGCATGGAAATTCGAGCTCGTTGCGGGACCGTTTGAAGGCCCGGCTGGCGGCGTCATTTGGGACCCGAATGGCGGCCGGGTGCTGCTGAGCGTGATCGATGAGGGCCGTTTGCTGTGGGTCGACCACCGCAACAAGGAGGTCACCGAATTCCGCCGCTACGCCAACCGCGTCAACGGTTTGGCGCTCGGGCCGGGCGGCGAGATTTTTGGCGCGCAGGAGGGCGGCCGACGTCTCGTGCAGTTCACGCCGGACGGCCGCACGGTCGCGGTCGATGCGCTGCTCGACGGCAAGTATCACAACCAGCCCAGCGATCTGGTGATCGACCGCAACAACCGCATCTACTTCACCGATCCGCGCCATCCGATCATTCCGTTCGGGCCTGCGATCTTTCCGTTTCTCGATCACTGCTCGGTGCTGAGGCTTTACCGCAACGACCGGCGCGCCTGGGTCGCGGAGCGGATGACGTTCGACACCGTCAATCCGCGCGCGGTGCTGTTGTCGCCGGATCAGAAGACACTTTATGTCGCGGACGGCGGGCCCTCGCCCGCCGAACGGCGCGAGCTGCGCGCCTATCCGATCCGCGACGACGGCACACTGGATCATCCGATCGTGCTGCACACCTTCGGCAGTGACCATCGCGGGCCACATCGCGGCATCGAAGGCATGTGCCTCGATCGCAACGGCGACCTCATCGCGGTCGGCGGCTGGCAAAGGAGCGGCCCGGGCCCCCTCGTCCATCGCTTCGCGCCGAGCGGCGCTCTGATCGAGACACATGCAATCCCGGCCGATCTGCCGAACAAGTGCTGCGTGGCTGGCGCCGCGCTCGACATGATCTACGTCAGCACGGGCGGCGGCCAGCTGTTGCGCGCCGTGATGACGTCCTGA
- a CDS encoding Bug family tripartite tricarboxylate transporter substrate binding protein: MRILVGFPAGGTTDIAARLVAQALSERLGQQFIVENRPGASTNIATEAVVRSQPDGYTLLAASTSNTVNASLDLKLNFNFMRDIVMVAGMVRSPLVLEVHPSVPVQTVSELIAYAKADPGALSMASFGTGTSSHVTGELFKMMSGVDMPHVPYRGSAPLVTDLIAGQVHCAFDNLPASIEQIRAGRLRALAVSTATRDAALPNIPTVGETLPSFEASAWIALGAPRGTPPDIVETLNREINAALSDPRLQERAAALGATVLRGSPADFAKLIADETEKWAKVIKFAGIKAE, translated from the coding sequence GTGCGGATTCTCGTCGGCTTTCCGGCGGGTGGGACCACCGATATTGCGGCGCGCCTCGTCGCCCAGGCGCTGTCGGAACGATTGGGCCAGCAGTTCATCGTCGAGAACCGCCCCGGAGCCAGCACCAATATCGCGACCGAGGCCGTCGTCAGGTCGCAACCGGACGGCTACACGCTGCTCGCGGCGAGCACCTCGAACACTGTCAACGCGTCGCTCGATCTCAAGCTCAATTTCAATTTCATGCGCGACATCGTGATGGTCGCCGGCATGGTCAGGTCGCCGTTGGTGCTCGAGGTGCATCCATCGGTTCCGGTCCAAACCGTCAGCGAATTGATCGCCTACGCCAAGGCCGATCCGGGCGCTCTCAGCATGGCGTCGTTTGGCACCGGCACCAGCTCTCATGTGACCGGAGAATTGTTCAAGATGATGAGCGGCGTGGACATGCCACATGTGCCGTATCGCGGCTCGGCGCCGCTGGTCACCGATCTCATCGCGGGCCAGGTGCACTGTGCATTCGACAATCTCCCGGCATCGATCGAACAGATTCGGGCCGGCAGGCTGCGGGCGCTGGCGGTGTCGACCGCCACGCGGGACGCGGCGCTTCCGAACATTCCGACGGTCGGCGAAACCCTTCCGTCGTTCGAAGCGAGCGCCTGGATTGCGCTCGGCGCGCCGAGAGGCACGCCGCCGGATATCGTCGAAACTCTCAATCGCGAGATCAATGCCGCGCTGTCCGATCCGAGGTTGCAGGAAAGGGCGGCGGCGCTCGGTGCCACCGTGCTGCGAGGTTCGCCGGCCGACTTCGCCAAGCTGATCGCCGATGAGACCGAGAAGTGGGCGAAGGTGATCAAGTTCGCAGGCATCAAGGCCGAGTGA
- the murA gene encoding UDP-N-acetylglucosamine 1-carboxyvinyltransferase produces MDRMIIRGGSRIEGSVQVCGAKNAALPQIAAALLSAERLELGNVPEVSDIDTMLLLMRELGVAANRAPGHRLVLDAGGARNTQAPYDIVRKMRASILVLAPLLARFGSARVSQPGGCAIGARPIDLHLKALEALGAQVDMEAGYIHARTSGDGLRGGRIVLSSPSVGASETALMAAVLARGESEILNAGRDPEISDLAACLVAMGARIEGAGTHRMLVQGVQALHQARHDLITDRIEAGSYAIAAAITGGHLEILGAHLEHLGSVGAALESAGVQIWPTDRGLMVVRSGPLQAIDISTEPYPGFPTDLQAQFMALMTIARGASVIRETVFESRFMHVPELGRLGANISLQGSTALVRGVDGLRAAEVMATDLRASVCLVLAALAAEGETTVHRIYHLDRGYELLDRKLVQCGANIQRVAG; encoded by the coding sequence ATGGACCGGATGATCATCCGAGGCGGCAGCCGCATCGAAGGCTCGGTCCAGGTTTGCGGCGCCAAGAACGCGGCGCTGCCGCAGATCGCGGCCGCCTTGCTCAGTGCCGAGCGGCTGGAATTGGGCAATGTGCCCGAGGTTTCCGACATCGACACCATGCTGCTGTTGATGCGGGAGCTTGGCGTCGCGGCGAACCGGGCGCCGGGGCATCGACTGGTGCTCGACGCGGGCGGCGCCCGCAACACCCAGGCACCCTATGACATCGTGCGCAAGATGCGCGCCAGCATTCTGGTGCTGGCCCCGTTGCTCGCCCGCTTCGGCTCGGCGCGCGTCTCGCAGCCCGGCGGCTGCGCCATCGGCGCGCGGCCGATCGACCTGCATCTGAAGGCGTTGGAGGCGCTGGGCGCTCAGGTCGACATGGAGGCCGGTTACATCCACGCGCGAACCAGCGGCGACGGCTTGCGCGGCGGCCGCATCGTGCTGTCGTCGCCGTCCGTGGGCGCGAGCGAGACCGCCTTGATGGCGGCGGTGCTGGCGCGTGGCGAAAGCGAAATCCTGAACGCCGGCCGCGACCCGGAAATCTCCGATCTCGCGGCTTGCCTCGTCGCGATGGGAGCGCGCATCGAAGGCGCGGGCACCCATCGGATGCTGGTGCAGGGCGTGCAGGCGCTGCATCAGGCGCGTCACGATCTGATCACCGACCGCATCGAGGCGGGCAGCTATGCCATCGCTGCCGCGATCACCGGCGGTCATCTCGAGATTCTGGGCGCTCATCTCGAGCATCTCGGGTCGGTCGGCGCCGCGCTGGAAAGCGCTGGCGTGCAGATCTGGCCGACCGACCGCGGCCTGATGGTGGTTCGCTCCGGACCGCTGCAGGCCATCGACATCTCGACCGAGCCCTATCCCGGATTTCCCACCGACCTGCAGGCGCAGTTCATGGCGCTGATGACGATTGCGCGGGGCGCTTCGGTCATCCGCGAAACCGTGTTCGAAAGCCGCTTCATGCATGTGCCCGAGCTGGGGCGGCTCGGCGCAAATATTTCGCTGCAAGGCTCGACCGCGCTGGTGCGTGGCGTCGACGGGCTGCGCGCTGCCGAGGTGATGGCGACGGATCTGCGCGCTTCGGTGTGTCTCGTTCTAGCGGCATTGGCCGCGGAAGGCGAGACCACGGTGCATCGCATCTACCATCTCGACCGCGGCTACGAACTCCTCGATCGCAAGCTCGTGCAATGTGGCGCCAACATCCAGCGGGTCGCCGGATGA
- a CDS encoding SMP-30/gluconolactonase/LRE family protein yields the protein MDIDRVAAGFDRIVGSDPPFDQIADGTYFGEGPVWDHRKGRFLWVDIIGDTIYQWIPGVGKSVLVHPSSHANGMTFDRQGRLVIAGWSKRTIWRIEPDGAFTTISSHWQDKKFNSPNDIVVRSDGSVYWTDSAGGLVIPGMVGEDMQRHLDIQAVYRLTPQGKVELTVPDTVYPNGLCFSPDEKILYVNDTRMAHIRAFDVLPDGSVGNGRLFHQLTGSEAGVADGMKCDQEGNVYCTGPGGVHVMDPRGKLLGRLLIPGGHTTNIAWGDDDWRSLYMTTYHAVFRTRLQIPGVPVW from the coding sequence ATGGACATCGACCGCGTCGCGGCTGGCTTCGACCGTATCGTCGGCTCCGATCCGCCCTTCGATCAGATCGCCGACGGCACCTATTTCGGCGAAGGCCCGGTGTGGGACCACCGCAAAGGGCGGTTCCTGTGGGTCGATATCATCGGCGATACGATCTATCAGTGGATTCCAGGTGTCGGAAAATCGGTGCTCGTCCATCCGTCGAGCCATGCCAACGGCATGACGTTCGACCGGCAGGGCCGGCTGGTCATTGCCGGCTGGTCGAAGCGCACGATCTGGCGCATCGAGCCGGACGGCGCTTTCACCACCATCTCGTCGCACTGGCAGGACAAGAAATTCAACAGCCCGAACGACATCGTCGTGCGCTCCGACGGCTCGGTCTATTGGACCGACTCCGCCGGCGGGCTGGTGATCCCCGGCATGGTCGGCGAAGACATGCAGCGCCATCTCGACATCCAGGCGGTGTACCGGCTGACACCGCAGGGCAAGGTCGAGCTCACCGTGCCGGACACCGTCTATCCGAACGGCCTGTGCTTCAGCCCTGATGAAAAGATTCTCTACGTCAACGACACCAGGATGGCGCACATCCGCGCCTTTGACGTTTTGCCCGATGGCAGCGTCGGCAACGGCCGGCTGTTTCATCAGCTCACCGGCAGCGAGGCCGGCGTCGCCGACGGGATGAAGTGCGACCAGGAGGGCAACGTTTATTGCACCGGCCCGGGCGGCGTGCACGTCATGGACCCGCGCGGCAAGCTGCTCGGACGTCTTCTCATTCCGGGCGGGCACACCACCAACATCGCCTGGGGCGATGACGATTGGCGCTCGCTCTACATGACAACCTATCACGCCGTGTTCCGAACCCGGCTGCAAATCCCCGGCGTCCCGGTCTGGTAG
- a CDS encoding DOMON-like domain-containing protein, translating to MPQLSPHPDFSSRAVAQIEVQIAQPCVDSLLLSYIVTGKIGDIRMPPVSTAERSDELWRHTCFELFVRESSGSDYYEFNFAPSRKWAAYRFNSYRSGMSVATEIDEAPINVSTGPDRYRLQATLPIHRLSRKAPWHLGLSAVIEDNAGQMSYWALAHPPGKPDFHHMDCFGHEFSPAVSA from the coding sequence ATGCCGCAGTTGAGCCCCCATCCCGACTTCTCCTCCAGAGCCGTGGCTCAGATCGAGGTGCAGATTGCGCAGCCGTGTGTGGACAGCCTGCTGCTGTCGTACATCGTGACCGGCAAGATCGGCGACATCCGGATGCCGCCGGTCTCCACGGCGGAACGCAGCGACGAACTCTGGCGTCACACCTGCTTCGAGTTGTTTGTCAGGGAATCGTCGGGATCGGATTATTACGAATTCAACTTCGCGCCCTCGAGGAAGTGGGCGGCTTATCGATTCAATAGCTATCGGAGCGGCATGTCTGTGGCGACCGAGATCGACGAAGCGCCGATCAATGTGAGCACGGGCCCGGATCGCTACAGGTTACAGGCCACGCTGCCCATCCATCGGTTGTCGCGAAAGGCTCCATGGCATCTGGGCCTGTCTGCGGTGATCGAGGACAATGCAGGACAAATGTCATACTGGGCTCTGGCGCATCCGCCCGGAAAGCCCGATTTTCATCACATGGACTGCTTTGGCCATGAGTTTTCGCCTGCGGTGTCGGCATGA